CGGCTGTAAGCGCGGAGCATGCAGCCCTGATCGGTCATCTTGATATCTGTCGTCCATTCGCGAACGAAGTTGATCAGCTTGCTGGCGTATTTGCGCCCTTGGCTGTCTTGACGGTCCTTACGGTGTCCGCCAATTGCGTCATAACCCTGGTCAAACAATGCAAGGAGCTTGGGAACTTCCTCGGGTGGGTTTTGAAGGTCGGCGTCCAGTGTTACAATGACTTCGCCGCGCACACGTTCGAATGCTGCCATGATCGCCATATGCTGGCCGTAGTTGCCGTTGAAATCGATAACGCGAACTTGCTTGGGCCGTGCCTGGTAGAACTCTGCTAAAATCTTACCTGAGTTATCAACCGAGCCATCGTTTGTAAATATAACTTCCCATGGGCGTCCCACCTCGTCCATGGTTTTGGATAGCCTCTCGAACAGAGGCCGCAAATTATCCTCTTCGTTGTAAACAGGGATGACTACGGAACAGTAGATCTTACTCATTTTAAAAAGATATTAGGTCAAGACTGCCCTCAGTTAGAAGGAAAAACGATGGAATCTTTTTAGCCACAAAGAGGCACAAGAATACACAAAAAGCGATTAAGGCATCCCGGGATGAATCGAATTTCATTTTTGTGTTTTTTCGTGCCTCTTTGTGGCCAAAAACTGGTGTGGCGTTTGTTTTATTGGAGAAACAAAAAAGCTGCCCCGGATTGGGACAGCTTTTGTAAAAATCAATTTGAAGGTAAATCCCAACGGGATGTTACTTCTTTGCGTTTTCAGGCTGAGTGTTCACGAAAGAATACTCGCGAAGCAGGTCAGTCAGAGCAATCGCTTCCTTGGGCATTTCCACGGTGCTGCCGAGGATCTGCTTAGCAGTGATACCTTCCTTGTCATACTCTGCATCGTTGAGTGTCTTGTCGTAAACGAGGCTGCCACCACTGATCTGCACACCGACGCTGAGTCCCTTGCGGGTGTCATAGACGAGAACATCGGCATCCTGCCAGGTGTTGAGCCCTACCTGTCCGCCAACAGGGCCAGCTTCTGCGTTTAGACCTACGCCCCACTGGAACTTCTGCTTATAGAGCATATCGGCCGCCTTTGGATTCATGAACAAGGCGACGATGTCGGACTGGTTTGCTGCCAGCTGAATGCCGAGGCTGCCTGAGCCAACTTTGTAGAAGGCTGGAGGGCTCCAGTTGTCGACGTTGTTCTTGGTCGCAATACCTTCACCTTCGGCGGCGCCGATTCCAATCGCGCCACGAGTCATGCGAACAATAAGAACCGCATCCGCTTCAGCGAGAATTTCGTCCGGAATACGGCGCTTGGGATTGGCCTGATTCGCAACGAAAATATCTTTCGACTGAGTGAGGATTTTTCCGGTTGTGTCAGCCTTCTTATGAGCGGCCTTGGTCATGTCAGCAGAAGCTTCGCCTTTTGGCGCAGTTGCCTCAGCCAGCAGGCCAGTTGATAGAGCGATAATAGCCCCTAGTGTAATTAAGGTGGTTTTCATAATATAGATTTATAGGTTGAGCGTATATGAGGAAAGCCATTTGCTTTTATTCCGCAAGGCTAATACTGCCCCTTAAATATAGGGTATTTTTCTTAATATGGCGACACACAGCGAATTGATCCAGACGGAGCGCAATGCAATAAAATACAGTGTTTGGGGCAATCTCGTTATGGGGTTGTTGGGGCTGGGTTTTGCTGCGGCATCGCACTCTTATGCGGTGCTGTTGGATAGTGTATATTCACTGGTCAGCTTCACTGCCTCGCTGTTTTCGCTAAAAGTTACTGAGATGATTATGCGGCCAGCCAACAAGGATTATCCGTTTGGATATGCGATTTATGAGCCAATGTTCAACCTCGGCAAGGGCTTGGTTATCTTCACTGTTTGTCTGCTTGCGTTGTATTCTTCGATAGAAGCTCTCTTCCATGGTGGGCGTGAGATCGCAGCAGGTATTGCTTTTTTTTATGCGGTATCGACTGCTGTCGTATGTCTGGTGATTGCCAGAATTCTTTACCATTATGCAAAGCGATGTGAGTCGCCGATTGTTTCAGTTGATGCCAAGAACTGGATTCTTGATGGTATCCTAAGCGCCGTGATTGGAGGCGCTCTGCTTGTTGTGTATCTGTTGGAGGAGTCGCGATTTAAAGCCTGGTTGCCTTATGCTGATCCAGTCGCGGTTATTTTGCTCGTTATGTTGTTCCTGCCGATCCCTTACCGGATCATTCGTGACAACTGGGCTCAGGTGCTTGGGCGAAATACTGATCCTGAAATACGAGGATTGTCGGAAGAAGCTGTCCGTGAATGCTTCCATGGCAAACCAGTCCAGGAAACCGAGATTCGGGCTCTGCGGGCGGGGCGTTTTATCTACCTTCAGGTCTTCATTGTCGTAGCCAGGGATGAAGCCTGGCCCAGAAAGGTTCGAGATGAGGATGAGTATCGTGAAACACTCCGTCGTCGTTTGGGTGAGAAGTTTCGATATCTGATCATCGATGTGGTCTTCACCACGGATGAGAAATGGATCAATCAGGTCCCCGAGGTTGAATCTTAAAAGGTCTCACTTTTGTAACAGATTCCTGAAAATCACGGTGTACTCCACTATAGAATTGCTCTGAGGTATGGAAAATCCTAGTGTCACACGTCGTTTATGTTTGGACGTTCTACACTTTTTTCAGGCAAAAGCATTGGTTTTGCCGCACTGCTACTTACACCCGCTCTCAGTCCGGCTTTCGATGTCGTCCTTGATTATTCCGACGACATTGCTGGGCGTAACTTTTTCGGTGGAAATGCGACAGCGACAGCAGCACTTGAGGCTGCAGCCACTGCAGTGAGCAACGCCATCACGACGCAACTGGGGGCGATTACCACGGATCCTGTTACCGGAACGAATGGTTCGACCTCATATACGATCAATCCAAACTATATTTACAGCAATCCGGAGACAGGGGTGACTACTACCCTCAACAATGCAACCTCACCTCTAAATGAGTATCGCGTCTATGTCGGCACACAGTTGTTGACTGGTTCGACGCTTGGTCAGGGAGGGCCAGGAGGTAGGGGAGTCAGTACTTCAGGCGGCGGTTTTGAGTCTGAATGGATTGGAGCAGTCAGTGCTGCAGAGTCTGCATTTAATGCTCAATACAATCGTGGCGGTCCGATTTTCTCCACTTTTAATTTTGCCCCTACACTTGGGAGCACTACTGCAAATGCCACTATTAATATGGGGGGCACCCTGGGCAACCTTTGGTTTGACGTTGATACTGATAATGACCTCGATTTTGATACAAGCACAGAGCTGAGCGATTTTTGGCATTTCGACCATACCACCCCGGTAGAGAGCGGCAAAATTGACTTTTATTCAGTGGCCCTGCATGAACTCATCCATGCGGTTGGTTTTGGGTTGATTGACTCCTGGGATGATCTTGTTAGCGGAACCGATTGGACGGGGCCCGAAGTGATTGCTCTACTTGGGACAGGAACTGATGTGCTTGATCCGGACCAGAGCCATATCAAGGCAGGCACGATGGGGTTGAGTATTGTAGATGACAGCCCTCAGGAGGCAATTATGGACCCCGACATCACTGCTGGAACACGTAAGCAAATCACCGATGTTGATCTCGCCTTCCTACAGGACATGGGATTTTCGGTTGTTCCGGAACCCGGCCACTACGCTGTATGGGCTGGTGTGCTGTCGCTGCTGGTCATGTTGGTGTTTCGTCGCAGGAGCGTGCGCTGATCATTTCCTTAAGGGCCTTGGAACGACTTTCATTGCCTGCGCTTTCGTTAAACTTCAGCCTTCTCTCTTCGGCCTTCATGCTTCTTACTCGGTTAAATGTCAGAATCACCATTCGACACCATTGAGGAAGCACTCAGCGAGATCGCCGCGGGGCGCGCTGTCGTTGTGACCGATGACGAGAATCGTGAGAACGAGGGTGATTTGATCTTTGCTGCGAGCAAGGTCTCGCCGGAGCTGGTTAACATGATGGTGCGTTATGGCAGTGGCGTCGTTTGTGTGCCAATGCTGCCTCACCATCTGGACCGTTTGGGTATTGCACCGATGGTCAGGCACAATCGCGAAGCCATGCGGACGGATTATGCAGTCAGTGTGGACGCCGCGGAAGGAATCACCACAGGCATCAGCGCTTACGACCGCGCTATGACCATTCGAGCCTTGGCTGACCCCAAGGCAAACCCCAGCGATCTTGTGCAGCCGGGCCATGTATTTCCACTTCGTGCCAAGCCTGGCGGTGTGCTCCAGCGGGCTGGCCACACCGAGGCCGCTGTCGACCTTGCCAGCCTGGCCGGACTTTTTCCTGCCGGTGTTATCTGTGAGCTGGTCAAGGAGGATGGCGACATGATGCGCCTGCCTGATTTGGTGGAGTTTAAGGAGAAATTTGGCCTTAAACTCATTTCAATCGCAGACCTGATTCATTACCGTCACAAGCGGGACTGTCTGGTTGAACGATTGGCGACTTTACCTTTTGAGAGCGAGTTCGGCACATTTGACCTACATGTCTTCAGAAATTTCCTCGATGATCGCAGGCATTTTGCTCTCAGCCTTGGGGATTTGGATGAAAACCCGACGCTTGTCCGTGTCCAAAGCGAAAATTTGCTCGGTGATGTCTTTCGGGGAAGCAAATTCCATGGGCATAGTTCGCTTGAGGCGGCCATGGCCCGTATCGCCGAGGAAGGACATGGTGTCGTGCTTTACATCGAGCAACCAAACGGCGGCATTCGTATCGAAAAGACCGACTCGGGCCAAAAGCTGGCGGTTGGGCCAATGCACATGGACTTTCGTGACTATGGTATCGGTGCCCAGATACTAGCTCAACTGGGCCTCAAGAAGATCCGGTTACTGATGACCAAGCCACGCAATGTTGTCGCCCTTGATGGCTACGACCTGGAAATCGTTGAGCAGATTTCTTTGGGGAAGTAGGTTCAGGAAAGATTGACCTTTGCATAAAAGGTGATTCCAAGCATGCTACCAATTATGAGTCTAGATAGACCAAACGCGCCAGAGATCGATGGATCAGACCTTTTCTTTTGCATTGTCGCAGCTCGCTACAACCCCGAGCTGGTCGATGCTTTAATTCAACGTACCACCGCGACACTACAGGAGTCCGGTGTTCGTGAAGCCAACATCAAAGTCATGCGGGTGCCGGGATCAAATGAGCTGCCTTACGGCGTCTACATGCATGCCCTCTCGCGCCAATACGACTGCGTCATTGCGCTTGGGATTGTCATCGCTGGCGAAACCGACCATCACAGTGTCATTGCTGATTCTACTGCCGATGCCTTCCACAAAATTGGCATGGAAACCGAAGTTCCGGTGATCAATGGTGTTGTTACCGTTGGCAACATGGAGCAGGCGGTGGCGCGAACCACAGGCGATGTCGATCGTGGAGCGGAGTTTGCCAGAGCTGCTCTGGAAATGGCCTGGCACAAACTGCGCTTGGTCGAAATGATCGATGAGATCGAAGAAGATCTCCTTACTGACGATGATGACGACGATGATTTAGAAACGCTTTTTCGTAAAAACTAAAATATTTCCCAATGTCAGACGAACCCACTATCACGGAGTCTTCGGTGCCGGAAGAGCCAGAAGAACCAGCAAAGCCAGCCAGCAAGCGCCGCCAGAACCGCGTGGCTGCAATGCAGTTCCTTTACATGATCGAGATGAATCCATCGAACGATCACAAGGCTTCGGTCATGACCTTTTTCACGAATCAGGATCATCCACGCGAGTATTATGCTTTTGCGGAAGAGCTCGTCTGGGGCGCGCTGGAAGGCCTGGATGACGTTGACGAGACTATCCGCAAGCATGCCAAGAACTGGACCTTTGATCGCATTGCCAAAGTAGACCTGGCGATCCTCCGGCTTGCGATCCACGAGCTGCTGCACCGACGCGATATTCCGCCGATTGTTTCGATCAATGAAGCCATCGATCTGAGCAAGGAATTCTCCGGTCCGGATTCCCGCCGTTTTGTGAACGGTATACTCGATCGCCTGAAGGAGAACCTCGACCGCCCTTTGCGTTCGGCTGCTGATTAGACTGCAATAGCCAATCGCAGGTTTATCTGGACTTCTGCCTTCTCACTTCTTTCTTCTGACTATTTCCAGTCATGCGTTCATTTTTCTCAAAGTTCAAAGACGGTCTGAAGAAGACCACGCCGACGTTTTACAAGATATTCGGACGAGTCGGTGGTATCTTTTCAGGCAAGAAACTCGATGCGGCCAGCCTCGAAGAGCTGGAAGAAGCACTTTACGGTGCGGACTTCGGGGTCGAGACCACGATGGAGATCATCGAGGAGATCCAGGCAGCCTACAAAAAAGACAAGGATCTTCGTGGTCAGGATGCAGCCAGGATCGGGGCTTCTGTTCTCGCCCGCGTGCTTGAAGGAGCAGAGCCGACGGAAGACTGGCTGGGGTCTGCCAGACCAGAGGTCATCTGCCTCATTGGCGTCAATGGTTCTGGAAAGACGACCACCACGGCCAAACTGGGCTGGAAGTTCAAGGAAGACGGCAAAGACGTTGTCCTCGCCGCCTGTGATACCTTCCGTGCAGCCGCCAATGAGCAGATTAAAACCTGGGCCGAGCGGCTCGATTTGCGTCTCGTATCCAGTCATCATAATGCAGACGCCGCCGCAGTTGCCTTTGATGCCTATCAGGCTGCAAAGGACAAGGACGTGCTGATTGTCGATACGGCCGGCCGGCTTCACACCAAGAGCAATCTTATGGAGGAGCTGAAGAAGATTCGCCGTGTATTACAAAAGCATGATGAATCCGCGCCGCATCATTCCTGGTTGGTTGTTGATGGTTCGCTCGGTTCCAACTCGATTGAACAGGCGCGCAAGTTTCACGAAGCCTTCGGCCTGACCGGACTTATCATAACCAAACTTGACGGGACCAGCCGTGGTGGTGCCATCGCCGGTATCTACCGTGAACTTGGGATTCCAATCTACTTCGTCGGGCTGGGGGAGCAAAAAGAAGATCTACAACCCTTCACCGTAAAGAATTACTGTAACGCGATTTTTGGTCTGGAAGAAGCGTAGTTTACTGGAATCTCATAAAATATTATTCATAGAGTTCAAAGCTAAGCACATTTTTTGACGGAATTAACAGAATTACATGAATTTGAGAGTGCGGGTTAAGCAATTCCCTAAATTTTGTTAATTCTTTCTGTATATCTTTACATAATTATTTTCATTATGGTCGAACAATTGACAGTTGAGTTAGGGGAGCGCAGTTACCCGATTGTTTTTTTTGGAGGAGCTGATGCGGGTGTTTTTGTTTTGGAGAAGATTCGGCAAACTGGTCGTTCGGTAACCGCTCTGGCTGATTCAAAAGTGTGGGATTTGCATTTCCCTAAGAACGATGATCTGCTTTGCCTGAAGATTGAAGGGGGCGAAGCATCCAAGTCCATCACTTGCTTCGATAATGCCTGTGAGTTCCTTGCAACAAACCGAATCGCGCGCGATGGCGGATTGATTGCGATAGGCGGTGGAGTCGTTGGAGACCTCGCCGGCTTTGTGGCTGCATCCTATCTGCGCGGCATTGATTTCTATCAAGTGCCAACCACCTTGCTGGCCATGGTTGACAGTTCCGTTGGTGGTAAAACCGGGATCAACATCAAGGCGGGCAAAAATCTTGTCGGTGCATTCTGGCAACCCCAGGTAGTATACATTTGCACTGAGTTTTTAAAAACACTGCCGCCTGAAGAGTTTTCCGCTGGCATGGCCGAGGTCATCAAATACGGAATGCTTTACGATGCAAAGTTGTTCGATCAACTCGAAGCACTGGAGCATGATTTGACTTGGGACCATCCCGAGCTAAGTGCCGTGGTTCGGCGCTGCTGTGAAATTAAAGCCGAGATCGTTAAAGCCGACGAAAAAGAAACAGCGTCCAGCGGTGGTCGTGCTTTGTTGAACCTTGGACACACCTTTGCACATGCCATTGAAAACGTGGCAGGTTATGGCACTTACCTGCATGGGGAAGCCGTGGCTATTGGTTTGGTTCTCGCCGCAAAGCTTTCCGTTCGTCTGGTTGAAGCGGGTCGTTCGGGTTTCGCTGTCAGTGATGAAGATGTGATACGCTGCCATGCCTTGATTGAACGCTATCGTCTGCCGACAGATTTACGCATATCATTGCATCGCGTAGCGGGTGACCTTGCTGCACCAAAGCTTTCGATTGAAGCTTTGCTTGATGCCATGCGCCGCGATAAAAAAGTGCGCTCCGGTAAGCTCCGCTTCGTCGCAATGGAAAAGATCGGCAACGCTGTAACCGTGGATGATATTCCTGAGGGTTGGATCCGTGATATTTGGTCCGAGGCTGGTGCGGAATAAAAGACCGTTTTTAGCCACAGAGGCACAGAGAACAAAGAGCCAGTAAATATCACAAAACTTGTGGCGAAGTGATCTACTTAAAAATCGCTTCACTTACTTTGTGGTTTTCGTCGCGTTAGAACTCTGTGCTCTCTGTGTCTCTGTGGTTAAATTACTGTGTAGGAGAGCTGTATGACTACTCCAATACGGTGATCAAGTCGTTAAAGCATTATGATGATTTGCAAAAACGAAGTGCTATATTCTCTTCCGCAAAGCACTACTGATTAACGGCTTGCCATCGTGGGGCTTTCTTTGGAAAGCTAAGGATGCTGGATGGTGATCCGCTTTTGCCCTTCGGCTTCACTCTTATTGGTAATGGCAGGGGTCGACGAGACCATAGTACGTGAGTATTTTGAGATGAACGGATTTCTGGTCCGGCAGCTCAGGAAGTATCAGGTACAGTCGCGGGCCAAGAAGACGGATGAGGAGATCGATTTGATGGTCTTCAACCCGACCTGGAACAAGTCGAGTAGCCAGCCGGGCTTCTTGTTATTTTCCAATGAACTGCCATTGGTTCACCGGGCGGTGGTCAGCATCAAGGCATGGCACAGCCAGAAGTTTACGCCTGGGACCTTACGCGGCAGTGCCGATATTTTTCGTTTTTTGGAGCGTGATGTGGTCAAGCGGGCAGACGAGCTTTTTAACATCTCAGATGAGCAGCAGGAGGAAATGGGCCCCTGTATGAAGATTCTTGTTCTCCCCGGACTTCCAACCCATGAGCCGCACAAGTCGGAAAGTGTGGCTCTTTTGAAAAAGGCGGGTGTTGATGCAATTGTCTCCTATCGCGGCATTTTGCAGGATATCGTCAGTAAGCTGGAGGTGAATCACAATTATCAGAAGTCAGACTTGCTTCAAACCATTCGCATCCTCAAAAATTACGACATGATCAAGCCGCCTCAGATGGAGCTTTTTAAGGGATAAGCGAATGTCCGATAATTTTGCACTTATTGATCCGACTGCGAAACTGGGGGCAGCTTGTTCCATTGCTGCCTTTGCGGTGATCAAAGCCGGAGTTACTCTGGCTGATCGAGTCACTGTCGATCACCATGCTGTGATTGGTGGGTTACCGCAGGACCTGCATTTTGATTCAGCGACAGATAGCGGCGTGATAATTGGCGAAGGCACGGTTATCCGTGAAGGTGTTACCATCAACCGTGCCACGAAGCCAGGTGGGAACACCGTGGTTGGTGCGAACTGCTTTCTTATGGCCAACAGCCACCTCGGTCATGATGTGCAACTGGGTGATCATGTGATTTTGGCCAATGGCGTCCTGCTCGGCGGGCATATTATTGTCGAGGATCATTGTTTCCTTGGAGGTGCGGCTGTCTTTCATCAATACATCAGAGTGGGAGAGGGTGCGATTATCAGTGGTGGTTCGCGCATGGCTCACGATGTTCCGCCTTTTGCCCTGGCATCCGACTATAGCCGTATACGTGGTTTGAACCTGATTGGCATGAAGCGCCGTGGTTTTTCCCAGGAAGAAATCAGCGATGTCAAAGCCTGTTACAAGGCTGTCTATTTCCAACCTGGCGATCCGGCGCGAAAAGCAAAAGCAGCGCTTGATTCCGGTTTGTTCAAAACCAGCAGAGGCGAGCACTTCCTGCGCTTCTTTGAATCGGGCAAACGCGGATTTATCCGTTCGGATAACGAGCGCGGATGAATGAAAGGCAGTAAGAAGTAAGTAGGCAGAATTAAGCAGTCATTTCCAGATCTTCTGCCTTCTCTCTTCTTACTTCACACTCTATATTTCTCTCATGTCTTTACCAATCGCAATAACCTGCGGAGATCCGGCTGGAGTTGGTCCGGAAATTATTGCTGATTGGTTGCGGCAGAACTCGTATCAACAGGATGCTGTTTGTTTAATCGGCCCGCAGTCATGGTTGTCTGGTTGTGAGCACAAACATGCTAAAGTCGTTGGCTCCGCTGATTTTGTCGCAACTCCAGGTGAGCCGACAGTTGCTGGTGCGGAGATCGCGCGGGATGCACTTGAGGAGGCCGCCTATGGTTGTCGCCAGGGACGTTACAGCGCAGTGGTTACTGCGCCGATCAGCAAAGCCTGGATGCAGCAGGCGGGTTTCGCCTATCCCGGGCATACCGAATTCTTTGCAGACCGTTGGTTTGGCGAGCCATCAATGGCGTTCGCTGGAGGAAAGATGCGAGTGGTCCTTGCCACCTGGCATATTCCGCTGAGTGAAGTGCCGAATCACATGAATCAGGAGACGATTGAGCGGGCGGTGAAAAATGCTTCATTCCTTGCTGAGCGTCTGGGCGCCGTCTCGCCACGCATTGGTGTTTGCGGGCTCAACCCGCATGCTGGAGAAGGTGGCTTGCTTGGGTTTGAAGAACAGGGTGTGATTGATCCGATTCTCGATGATCTGCGCGGGATATATCATGGCCTGTCAAAGTGCCTGCCCTCTGACACCTTATTCTGGAGGCATCTGCAGGGCGACTTTGATGTCGTGGTTGCGCTCTATCATGATCAGGGATTGGGGCCACTCAAGACAGTGGATTTCGAAAGTGCAGCCAACCTTACCTTGGGCCTGCCCTTTGTCCGCACCAGTCCGGATCACGGAACCGCCTTTGACATAGCAGGTAAGGGCATCGCCAAAACGACCAGCTTCAGCAACGCAGTTGCTCTCGCCAAACGCTTGTCGCTGAGCATGTAGTGAAAGATAAATTGAAATAATGAATGAGAAGAAAATAATTAGTGCGCTGGTGGTATTCCAGCTGTTCTTCATCGTTGTCGGATGGTTATTTACTCATTACTTTGTGAAAATAAATGGAAGGAACATTCCAGGAATGGCAGATGAGCTTTGGCCTGCATCTGTGTTATTTGTTAAAGGATACTTTTTGTGGTTCATATTGGTTAGCCTGATGGTGTTCGGGTATTTCATATATGAGCAGTTAAATGAAATGAAGAAGGAAAAATCGATGCTTAAGCACTACTTGATTTCTGGATTGTTTTTGGGCATTTGTTTGGTAGTTGCCGGAAAAGGAATAATAGGTGCAGTTAATGGACCACAATATACTTTAATCAATGTTGATGAAGAGAAGGCTCAACTAGATAGATCGCACAACTCCGAGTAGCTACACTATTCTTCGTGTATGACTTCTAACATTCAGCAATGAAAACGGAATTTATCGAAGTTGAGCCCAAGACGGGATTGCTGATTGGGTCCGTTATGATTCTCGCTGGAATTCTTTTCACCGGCTGGAAAATAAATCGAATTTTCGTTGAGCTATCGACTTATTCATGGATTCAGACAACTGCTGAAATGCACTCAGCTGAATTCGATACGCAGACAAGAAGCTCGGGATCAGGTGTAAGCTATCATGGCGATTTCAACTACAGCTACTTCGTCGACGGGCAAGAATATTTTGGCAACCGATACGATGCTAAAGGTCGGATGCAAACCGGATTGAAGAAACAGGCAAGGGAGTTTGAAGAAAACCTAAAGGTGAGCGCATCAGTTCCCGTATACTATGATCCAGAGGATCCATCCAGTAGCTTGTTGAAGAAAGGAATTACTGAGGATACTTCTGTTAGGTTTGTCTTTAGTTTATTTCTAGTGGGCGTTGGATTATTTACTATCCGTTACCAATTAAAGCGCATGGCTAAACAGGATCCCGGGCAACACTCGCCGATCCAGAGACCACCTTTTGCTTAATCAGTCGGTTTGAAATATCAGGCCATATCGAACCCATGAGTATTTGCCGGAGGCCTCCTTGATCCTGGTACCTGCGCGAGCGAACCAGCCATGACGTGTTCCCCAAAACAGCCGAGAGCCATAGCACATCGTTCACTCCCAGGGACTCAATCCCCATATGTTCCATCCCATACAGAACTAAGAACATCATCTACAATTTCATCGTAGTAATCAGGCATGTAAATATTAAGCCTCGTAAGCATCAACTCATACTCGTCCGAGCTAGTACTATCTATTTCGTAAGCCTTTTGAGTGACTTTGGTATAACTGCCCCAAAGTGCCTCATTTGTAAAAAAGGCCGTAAAACTATCTCCGTCAGAAAGACCGAGTCCGGAAAAGTCTTTATCTATCACTGTAAAAAAACAAATGTAGACCCCGCTGCTGTAACCATGATCGATATGAAGCCTTTGAGAGCCTGAAGTTCCGGCTGATTGCAGCCAAGGTTCGACATAGAATTGAGTTACTTCACTATCAGAGCCATAGCTAATGTCTCCATCATGGTAGGACGAAACGTAAAAGGCATTAGGTGGTGTGGAAATTTCAACTTCACTACCCGAACCAAACGAATCTTCACCATAACCATATTCGTTACCATGATAATGATTAACTTTTACAGAATCATAATCGCCATCACCATCAAGATCACCATTCAATGAGAGTCGTGCGTCAAATGATTTCATGTATATTTCATTATCCTGGTGTTCAGTTTTTATTTTTTCGAGGTCATCTTTATCAATGGCTCCTTTTGTATAGATGCAGGTGTAGCCATTGATTTCTAAATAGTAAACGTATAGGTCGTCATCTGTCGTTGCCACTAAGCCAGAGTAGATAGCTAAAGATAATAATATTAGTAGGTGTTTCATGGTTTTTCGAATTTAAAATTAACAGTTGTTGGATATCAAAGCCGATGAAAATGGCGTCCTCTAATTTCCCTAAAGGTATACAAATATAGCTCGGAAT
The Rubellicoccus peritrichatus DNA segment above includes these coding regions:
- a CDS encoding glycosyltransferase, with protein sequence MSKIYCSVVIPVYNEEDNLRPLFERLSKTMDEVGRPWEVIFTNDGSVDNSGKILAEFYQARPKQVRVIDFNGNYGQHMAIMAAFERVRGEVIVTLDADLQNPPEEVPKLLALFDQGYDAIGGHRKDRQDSQGRKYASKLINFVREWTTDIKMTDQGCMLRAYSRKVIDAISRSGERSTFIPALAYKYASKPGEVEVEHAERAAGESKYSYYKLIRLNFDLITGFTLVPLQLFTLLAMACTGGTLALIGILFFRRFIYPGASEAEGVFTLFAILFFLVSVCMVGIGLIGEYVGRTYQCVQQRPRYVLREIMEDLSEG
- a CDS encoding lipid-binding SYLF domain-containing protein, which translates into the protein MKTTLITLGAIIALSTGLLAEATAPKGEASADMTKAAHKKADTTGKILTQSKDIFVANQANPKRRIPDEILAEADAVLIVRMTRGAIGIGAAEGEGIATKNNVDNWSPPAFYKVGSGSLGIQLAANQSDIVALFMNPKAADMLYKQKFQWGVGLNAEAGPVGGQVGLNTWQDADVLVYDTRKGLSVGVQISGGSLVYDKTLNDAEYDKEGITAKQILGSTVEMPKEAIALTDLLREYSFVNTQPENAKK
- a CDS encoding cation diffusion facilitator family transporter; the protein is MATHSELIQTERNAIKYSVWGNLVMGLLGLGFAAASHSYAVLLDSVYSLVSFTASLFSLKVTEMIMRPANKDYPFGYAIYEPMFNLGKGLVIFTVCLLALYSSIEALFHGGREIAAGIAFFYAVSTAVVCLVIARILYHYAKRCESPIVSVDAKNWILDGILSAVIGGALLVVYLLEESRFKAWLPYADPVAVILLVMLFLPIPYRIIRDNWAQVLGRNTDPEIRGLSEEAVRECFHGKPVQETEIRALRAGRFIYLQVFIVVARDEAWPRKVRDEDEYRETLRRRLGEKFRYLIIDVVFTTDEKWINQVPEVES
- the ribB gene encoding 3,4-dihydroxy-2-butanone-4-phosphate synthase, with the translated sequence MSESPFDTIEEALSEIAAGRAVVVTDDENRENEGDLIFAASKVSPELVNMMVRYGSGVVCVPMLPHHLDRLGIAPMVRHNREAMRTDYAVSVDAAEGITTGISAYDRAMTIRALADPKANPSDLVQPGHVFPLRAKPGGVLQRAGHTEAAVDLASLAGLFPAGVICELVKEDGDMMRLPDLVEFKEKFGLKLISIADLIHYRHKRDCLVERLATLPFESEFGTFDLHVFRNFLDDRRHFALSLGDLDENPTLVRVQSENLLGDVFRGSKFHGHSSLEAAMARIAEEGHGVVLYIEQPNGGIRIEKTDSGQKLAVGPMHMDFRDYGIGAQILAQLGLKKIRLLMTKPRNVVALDGYDLEIVEQISLGK
- the ribH gene encoding 6,7-dimethyl-8-ribityllumazine synthase translates to MSLDRPNAPEIDGSDLFFCIVAARYNPELVDALIQRTTATLQESGVREANIKVMRVPGSNELPYGVYMHALSRQYDCVIALGIVIAGETDHHSVIADSTADAFHKIGMETEVPVINGVVTVGNMEQAVARTTGDVDRGAEFARAALEMAWHKLRLVEMIDEIEEDLLTDDDDDDDLETLFRKN
- the nusB gene encoding transcription antitermination factor NusB is translated as MSDEPTITESSVPEEPEEPAKPASKRRQNRVAAMQFLYMIEMNPSNDHKASVMTFFTNQDHPREYYAFAEELVWGALEGLDDVDETIRKHAKNWTFDRIAKVDLAILRLAIHELLHRRDIPPIVSINEAIDLSKEFSGPDSRRFVNGILDRLKENLDRPLRSAAD
- the ftsY gene encoding signal recognition particle-docking protein FtsY, which produces MRSFFSKFKDGLKKTTPTFYKIFGRVGGIFSGKKLDAASLEELEEALYGADFGVETTMEIIEEIQAAYKKDKDLRGQDAARIGASVLARVLEGAEPTEDWLGSARPEVICLIGVNGSGKTTTTAKLGWKFKEDGKDVVLAACDTFRAAANEQIKTWAERLDLRLVSSHHNADAAAVAFDAYQAAKDKDVLIVDTAGRLHTKSNLMEELKKIRRVLQKHDESAPHHSWLVVDGSLGSNSIEQARKFHEAFGLTGLIITKLDGTSRGGAIAGIYRELGIPIYFVGLGEQKEDLQPFTVKNYCNAIFGLEEA
- the aroB gene encoding 3-dehydroquinate synthase; the protein is MVEQLTVELGERSYPIVFFGGADAGVFVLEKIRQTGRSVTALADSKVWDLHFPKNDDLLCLKIEGGEASKSITCFDNACEFLATNRIARDGGLIAIGGGVVGDLAGFVAASYLRGIDFYQVPTTLLAMVDSSVGGKTGINIKAGKNLVGAFWQPQVVYICTEFLKTLPPEEFSAGMAEVIKYGMLYDAKLFDQLEALEHDLTWDHPELSAVVRRCCEIKAEIVKADEKETASSGGRALLNLGHTFAHAIENVAGYGTYLHGEAVAIGLVLAAKLSVRLVEAGRSGFAVSDEDVIRCHALIERYRLPTDLRISLHRVAGDLAAPKLSIEALLDAMRRDKKVRSGKLRFVAMEKIGNAVTVDDIPEGWIRDIWSEAGAE